A genome region from Macaca nemestrina isolate mMacNem1 chromosome 15, mMacNem.hap1, whole genome shotgun sequence includes the following:
- the LOC105480702 gene encoding reticulon-4 receptor: MKRASAGGSRLLAWVLWLQAWRVAAPCPGACVCYNEPKVTTSCPQQGLQAVPAGIPASSQRIFLHGNRISHVPAASFRACRNLTILWLHSNVLARIDAAAFAGLALLEQLDLSDNAQLRSVDPATFHGLGRLHTLHLDRCGLQELGPGLFRGLAALQYLYLQDNALQALPDDTFRDLGNLTHLFLHGNRISSVPERAFRGLHSLDRLLLHQNRVAHVHPHAFRDLGRLMTLYLFANNLSALPAEALAPLRALQYLRLNDNPWVCDCRARPLWAWLQKFRGSSSEVPCSLPQRLAGRDLKRLAANDLQGCAVATGRYHPIWTGRATDEELLGLPKCCQPDAADKASVLEPGRPASAGNALKGRVPPGDSPPGNGSGPRHINDSPFGTLPGSAEPPLTAVRPEGSEPPGFPTSGPRRRPGCSRKNRTRSHCRLGQAGSGGGGTGDSEGSGALPSLACSLAPLGLALVLWTVLGPC, encoded by the coding sequence GGAGCCGGCTGCTGGCATGGGTGCTGTGGCTGCAGGCCTGGCGGGTGGCAGCCCCGTGCCCAGGCGCCTGTGTATGCTACAATGAGCCCAAGGTGACAACAAGCTGCCCCCAGCAGGGCCTTCAGGCTGTGCCCGCGGGCATACCTGCCTCCAGCCAGCGCATCTTCCTGCACGGCAACCGCATCTCACATGTGCCAGCTGCCAGCTTCCGTGCCTGCCGCAACCTCACCATCCTGTGGCTGCACTCAAATGTGCTGGCCCGAATTGACGCGGCCGCCTTCGCTGGCCTGGCCCTCCTGGAGCAGCTGGACCTCAGTGACAATGCACAGCTCCGGTCTGTGGACCCTGCCACCTTCCACGGCCTGGGCCGCCTGCACACGCTGCACCTGGACCGCTGCGGCCTGCAGGAGCTGGGTCCAGGCCTGTTCCGCGGCCTGGCTGCCCTGCAGTACCTCTACCTGCAGGACAACGCACTGCAGGCGCTGCCTGATGACACCTTCCGCGACCTGGGCAACCTCACACACCTCTTCCTGCACGGCAACCGCATCTCCAGCGTGCCCGAGCGCGCCTTCCGCGGCCTGCACAGCCTCGACCGTCTCCTGCTGCACCAGAACCGCGTGGCCCACGTGCATCCACACGCCTTTCGTGACCTTGGCCGCCTCATGACACTCTATCTGTTTGCCAACAATCTATCAGCGCTGCCCGCCGAGGCCCTGGCACCCCTGCGTGCCCTGCAGTACCTGAGGCTCAACGACAACCCCTGGGTGTGTGACTGCCGGGCACGCCCACTCTGGGCCTGGCTGCAGAAGTTCCGCGGCTCCTCCTCCGAGGTGCCCTGCAGCCTCCCTCAACGCCTGGCTGGTCGTGACCTGAAACGCCTAGCTGCCAATGACCTGCAGGGCTGCGCTGTGGCCACCGGCCGTTACCATCCCATCTGGACTGGCAGGGCCACCGACGAGGAGCTGCTGGGGCTTCCCAAGTGCTGCCAGCCAGACGCCGCTGACAAGGCCTCGGTACTAGAGCCTGGGAGACCGGCTTCAGCAGGCAATGCGCTGAAGGGACGCGTGCCGCCTGGTGACAGCCCCCCAGGCAACGGCTCTGGCCCACGGCACATCAATGACTCCCCCTTTGGGACtctgcctggctctgctgagccgcCGCTCACCGCAGTGCGGCCCGAGGGCTCTGAGCCACCAGGGTTCCCCACCTCAGGCCCTCGCCGGAGGCCAGGCTGTTCCCGAAAGAACCGCACCCGCAGCCACTGCCGTCTGGGCCAGGCAGGCAGCGGGGGTGGCGGGACTGGTGACTCAGAGGGCTCAGGTGCCCTGCCCAGCCTCGCCTGCAGCCTCGCCCCCCTGGGCCTGGCACTGGTGCTCTGGACAGTGCTGGGGCCCTGCTGA